The sequence below is a genomic window from Synechococcus sp. PCC 7335.
TTGATTACGCTCAAGCGAAGCCTAACCGCTTTGCTAAACAAGATAAAACGCTAGGGAAAAGGGTTGTTATTCTAGACGAAGATGTCGCCCAGATATTCACGACACCGGAGTCGGTTAATAAGGTGCTGAGGGCGTTGATCACCTCAATACCTCAGCTCGCAGATGGAGAGACAGCGTAGTATTGCAGTAGTAAGACTAGCTTGCTGACTACGCTATGCTAACCGCAGCGACGATGGCGAACTGCGGTGACGAAAGACGAATTGCTCAGGCTAATTGACGAGGCGGCGGCGGATGGACGGTCGACGCTGGATTTGGCAGGGATGGGAATTGATGAGCTGCCGCCGGAGATTGGTAAGCTGACGAAGTTGAAAACTTTAGTACTAGGACTGTGGGATAAGCAGCGGAGACGTCGTGGAAACAACTTACAGACTTTGCCGGATGAGATTGGGCGGTTGACAGAGTTGCGATCACTCTTTCTTGCCTACAACCAGTTTGAAGAGATACCGGAGGTTGTTGGTAGGTTGAGGAAGTTGCGATCGCTCAACCTGAGTTCCAATCAGCTGAGCACTTTGCCAGAAGTGGTCGGTCAGCTACAAAGCTTGACTTCGCTCTACCTGCGTTCCAATCAGCTAAGCACTTTGCCAGAAGTGGTCGGTCAGCTACAAAGCTTGACTTCACTCGACCTGAGTTCCAATCAGCTAAGCACTTTGCCAGAAGTGGTCGGTCAGCAAAGTTTGACTTCGCTCAACCTGCGTTCCAATCAACTGAGCACTTTGCCAGAAGTGGTCGGTCAGCTACAAAGCTTGACTTCACTCGATCTGAGTTCCAATCAACTGAGCACTTTGCCAGAAGTCGTCGGTCAGCTACAAAGTTTGACTTCACTCGACCTGAGTTTCAATCAACTGAGCACTTTGCCAGAAGTGGTCGGTCAGCTACAAAGTTTGACTTCGCTCAACCTGAGTTCTAATCAGCTGAGCACTTTGCCAGAAGTGGTCGGTCAGCTACAAAGCTTGACTTCGCTCGACCTGAGTTCTAATCAGCTGAGCACTTTGCCAGAAGTGGTCGGTCAGCTACAAAGCTTGACTTCGCTCTACCTGCGTTCCAATCAGCTAAGCACTTTGCCAGAAGCTGTCGGTCAGCTACAAAGCTTGACTTCACTCGACCTGAGTTCTAATCAGCTAAGCACTTTGCCAGAAGTTGTTGGTCAGCTACAAAGTTTGACTTCGCTCAACCTGCGTTCCAATCAACTGAGCACTTTGCCAGAAGTGGTCGGTCAGCTACAAAGTTTGACTTCGCTCTACCTGAGTTCCAATCAACTGAGCACTTTGCCAGAAGCTGTTGGTCAGCTACAAAGTTTGACTTCGCTCAACCTGAGTTCTAATCAGCTGAGCACTTTGCCAGAAGTTGTCGGTCAGCTACAAAGCTTGACTTCGCTCGACCTGAGTTCTAATCAGCTGAGCACTTTGCCAGAAGTGGTCGGTCAGCTACAAAGCTTGACTTCGCTCTACCTGCGTTCCAATCAGCTAAGCACTTTGCCAGAAGCTGTCGGTCAGCTACAAAGCTTGACTTCACTCGACCTGAGTTCTAATCAGCTAAGCACTTTGCCAGAAGTTGTTGGTCAGCTACAAAGTTTGACTTCGCTCAACCTGCGTTCCAATCAACTGAGCACTTTGCCAGAAGCTGTCGGTCAGCTACAAAGCTTGACTTCACTCGACCTGAGTTCTAATCAGCTAAGCACTTTGCCAGAAGTTGTTGGTCAGCTACAAAGTTTGACTTCGCTCGACCTGCGTTCCAATCAGCTAAGCACTTTGCCAGAAGTTGTCGGTCAGCTACAAAGCTTGACTTCGCTCGATCTGAGTTCCAATCAGCTAAGCACTTTGCCAGAAGTCGTCGGTCAGCTACAAAGTTTGACTTCGCTCTACCTGCGTTCTAATCAGCTGAGCACTTTGCCAGAAGTCATTGGTCAGCTACAAAGCTTGACTTCGCTCGATCTAAGTGATAACCAGTTGAGTGAGTTACCACGTCAGATATGTCAACTAGACACCCTTTGCTCTCTATTTCTAGGAGGAAACTTTCTAGAACAGTTACCCGCAGAACTGAGCCGACTGCTTCATCTTGAGAAACTATCTCTAGGCAGCGCTAGCCTTATTTTCGATAGCTATTACCATAATGTTCTCAGAGCGTTCGGTGCTTCGAAGCAAGGAAACAAACTTACACATATTTCTGATTGCCTCTTCTCTTTACCTAGCTTAGAAGTTCTAGATTTGAGCTTCAATCAGCTATCTCGCGTAGACTCAAAGATTCAAAGTTTAGAAAAGCTTAAACAGATTGACCTGCGGGGAAATCCTTTGCCTATTCCGCCTGAGATTCTTGGCGGCAACCGAGCAGGAGCACAGCCAGGTGAAATTGCCAAAATCTTCAGCTTTTATTTTCAACTACAGGCTGAGGAGGGTTCTGTTCCATTGTACGAAGCCAAACTCATCCTTGTTGGAGAAGGCGGTGCAGGTAAAACCTCCCTCGCCAAAAAGGTAGACAATTCAGACTACGAGCTCCCAAAAGACGAAAAATCCACCGAAGGCATCGACGTTATTCGTTGGGACTTTTCCCTCTCCGATGGCGACACTTTCCGCGTCAATATTTGGGACTTCGGTGGCCAAGAAATCTACCACGCTACTCACCAGTTCTTCCTCACCAAACGCTCCCTCTATCTCCTCGTCGCCGATACCCGCGCCGAAAACACCGACTTCTACTACTGGCTAAAAATTGTCGAACTTCTTACCGACAGCAGCCCCGTCCTAATTATCAAAAACGAAAAGCAAGATCGCCAGTGCGAGATTGACGAAGGATTGTTCAAAAGCCAGTTCAACAATCTAAAAGACAGCTTTTCCACAAATCTAAAGGATAATCGCGGCCTAGATAAAATCAAAGACGCCATCCGCTACCATATCAGCACTCTCCCCCACGTTGGCAATCCCCTGCCGAAAATCTGGGTCCGCGTCCGCGCTGCCCTAGAAAACTACTCCCAAAACTGCAACACCATCACAGTCGAACAATACTGCGACCTCTGCCGCCAAAACGGCTTCATCGACAAAGCCCAAATGCTGTTCCTCAGCAGCTACCTTCACGATCTTGGTGTCTGCCTTCACTTCCAAGACGACAAACTCCTCAAACGCACCGTCATCCTCAAACCCGAATGGGCCACTACCGCCGTCTACAAAGTTGCCGACAGCGACACCGTCCGTAAAAACAAAGGCCGCTTCACCGAAGCTGATACCGCCGAAATCTGGTCTGATAGCCAATACTCAGATCTACGCGATGAACTTCTCCAACTGATGATGCGATTCAAACTCGCTTACGAGCTGCCGAATAGCCCAGGTAACTACATTGCTCCTCAGCTTCTCCCCGTCAGCAAACCGCAATACGACTGGAATTCCACAGACAACCTTATCCTTCGCTACCGCTACGACTTTATGCCCAAAGGCATCCTCACCCGCTTCATTGTCGAAACCCATCCCTTAATCGAAGATCAAAACCACGTTTGGAAAAATGGCGTTGTCCTCGCTGACAAATGGGCCAAAGCTGAGGTGATAGAAAACTATCCCCAAAAGGAGATCCAAGTTCGCGTTAGCGGCGGCAACAGAAAGCCGCTACTAGAAAAGATTCGCTATGAACTTTGGAAAATTCATGAATCTTATGAGCGCCTGCAGTACAAAGAACTCATTCCCTGCAACTGCACCGAATGCCAGAGCAGCCATAACGAGTCAGAATTCTATTCTTATGATCTGCTACAAAGATACATTGCCAAGCGCCGCTACACCATCGAATGCCGCGCCAGCATAGAGCAAGTAGATGTTCGCCGTCTCATTAGCGACATCACCGACCAGGCAGTCCGCGACGACATTGCTGCCGCTGACAACTATTTCGACAATCGAGTCATCCACAACACTGTCAACCAATATGCAGACGGCGACAATTTTGCAGGCAA
It includes:
- a CDS encoding leucine-rich repeat domain-containing protein; the protein is MTKDELLRLIDEAAADGRSTLDLAGMGIDELPPEIGKLTKLKTLVLGLWDKQRRRRGNNLQTLPDEIGRLTELRSLFLAYNQFEEIPEVVGRLRKLRSLNLSSNQLSTLPEVVGQLQSLTSLYLRSNQLSTLPEVVGQLQSLTSLDLSSNQLSTLPEVVGQQSLTSLNLRSNQLSTLPEVVGQLQSLTSLDLSSNQLSTLPEVVGQLQSLTSLDLSFNQLSTLPEVVGQLQSLTSLNLSSNQLSTLPEVVGQLQSLTSLDLSSNQLSTLPEVVGQLQSLTSLYLRSNQLSTLPEAVGQLQSLTSLDLSSNQLSTLPEVVGQLQSLTSLNLRSNQLSTLPEVVGQLQSLTSLYLSSNQLSTLPEAVGQLQSLTSLNLSSNQLSTLPEVVGQLQSLTSLDLSSNQLSTLPEVVGQLQSLTSLYLRSNQLSTLPEAVGQLQSLTSLDLSSNQLSTLPEVVGQLQSLTSLNLRSNQLSTLPEAVGQLQSLTSLDLSSNQLSTLPEVVGQLQSLTSLDLRSNQLSTLPEVVGQLQSLTSLDLSSNQLSTLPEVVGQLQSLTSLYLRSNQLSTLPEVIGQLQSLTSLDLSDNQLSELPRQICQLDTLCSLFLGGNFLEQLPAELSRLLHLEKLSLGSASLIFDSYYHNVLRAFGASKQGNKLTHISDCLFSLPSLEVLDLSFNQLSRVDSKIQSLEKLKQIDLRGNPLPIPPEILGGNRAGAQPGEIAKIFSFYFQLQAEEGSVPLYEAKLILVGEGGAGKTSLAKKVDNSDYELPKDEKSTEGIDVIRWDFSLSDGDTFRVNIWDFGGQEIYHATHQFFLTKRSLYLLVADTRAENTDFYYWLKIVELLTDSSPVLIIKNEKQDRQCEIDEGLFKSQFNNLKDSFSTNLKDNRGLDKIKDAIRYHISTLPHVGNPLPKIWVRVRAALENYSQNCNTITVEQYCDLCRQNGFIDKAQMLFLSSYLHDLGVCLHFQDDKLLKRTVILKPEWATTAVYKVADSDTVRKNKGRFTEADTAEIWSDSQYSDLRDELLQLMMRFKLAYELPNSPGNYIAPQLLPVSKPQYDWNSTDNLILRYRYDFMPKGILTRFIVETHPLIEDQNHVWKNGVVLADKWAKAEVIENYPQKEIQVRVSGGNRKPLLEKIRYELWKIHESYERLQYKELIPCNCTECQSSHNESEFYSYDLLQRYIAKRRYTIECRASIEQVDVRRLISDITDQAVRDDIAAADNYFDNRVIHNTVNQYADGDNFAGNKAEGDSIDTQINR